A region from the Phycodurus eques isolate BA_2022a chromosome 12, UOR_Pequ_1.1, whole genome shotgun sequence genome encodes:
- the tmtc4 gene encoding protein O-mannosyl-transferase TMTC4 has translation MAFSEVDWDEEVPLPRLGRVQARISVGLLALLCFINSYDGDFVFDDSEAILNNKDLKPTTPLSNIWTNDFWGSNLSSNSSHKSYRPLTVFTFRLNYMLAGGLHPVGFHVLNVALHVVISVLMVDMFALLIVGLASDDRTRKVRRAPKTSLLAALFFAAHPVHTESVAGIVGRADLLCALFFQLSFLTYCKAFNRGVDKDGGFSVWWIAVSLSLCGAAMLCKEQGITVLGVNAAFDVLLICNVDVYELSQRLLLRKTPRNAREMLRTGLPTRLALMALGGFFMLYARWKIMGTGPPAFTEVDNPASFAENVFLRVVNYNYYYALNGWLLLCPWWLCFDWSMGCVPLIKSTSDWRVVCPLLLWCVLIGLVGQALCSTDGQQRRTLSLALVLLVVPFLPACNIFFRVGFVIAERVLYLPSSGYCLLLACAVARSCHRWVKYKKLLCIAILALMVTFVARCAVRSHQWRSEQSLFTSALAVCPLNAKVHYNVGKNLADRGNTTAAISYYREAVRLHPTYVHAMNNLGNILKERNELIEAEQLLSKAVSIQPDFAAAWMNLGIVQNSLSKFEQAERSYWNAIRFRKKYPDCYYNLGRLYADQQRHLDALNAWRNATVLKPDHSLAWNNMLILLDNIGNLGQAELIGREALRLLPNDHTIMFSLANVLGKQEKYKESEGFFLHALQINPNAAGCHGNLAVLYHRWGKLELAQKHYELSLKLDPEAPGTRDNYNMLRRKLDQRKRHSP, from the exons ATGGCGTTTTCTGAGGTGGATTGGGATGAGGAAGTCCCGCTCCCCAGGCTCGGTCGGGTCCAGGCCAGGATCTCCGTGGGCCTGCTGGCACTGCTCTGCTTCATCAACAGTTACGATGGGGACTTCGTGTTTGACGATTCAGAGGCCATCCTCAACAACAAG gACTTGAAGCCAACAACACCCTTGAGCAACATCTGGACCAATGACTTCTGGGGAAGCAACCTGAGTAGCAACTCCAGTCACAAATCCTACAGACCGCTCACTGTCTTTACTTTTAG GTTGAACTACATGTTGGCAGGCGGCCTGCATCCTGTGGGCTTCCACGTGCTGAACGTCGCCCTCCATGTCGTCATTTCCGTCCTGATGGTGGACATGTTCGCGCTGCTGATTGTCGGACTGGCCTCCGACGACAGGACTCGCAAAGTGCGGCGTGCTCCCAAGACCTCCCTGCTGGCCGCGCTCTTCTTCGCCGCGCACCCCGTCCACACGGAAAGC GTGGCAGGCATCGTGGGTCGGGCGGACCTGTTGTGTGCGCTGTTTTTTCAGCTGTCCTTCCTCACATACTGCAAAGCCTTCAACAGAG GTGTGGACAAAGATGGCGGCTTCTCCGTGTGGTGGATCGCGGTGAGCCTCTCCCTGTGCGGCGCCGCCATGCTTTGTAAAGAACAAGGCATCACCGTCTTG GGTGTAAATGCAGCTTTTGATGTCCTCCTTATCTGTAATGTTGACGTGTATGAACTGAGCCAGAGGCTACTCCTCAGGAAGACCCCTCGTAAT GCACGCGAGATGCTGCGGACGGGCCTGCCGACGCGATTGGCCCTCATGGCTCTGGGCGGCTTCTTCATGCTCTACGCCCGCTGGAAGATCATGGGAACTGGGCCGCCGGCGTTCACTGAAGTGGACAATCCCGCCTCATTTGCGGAGAACGTGTTTCTTAGA GTGGTGAACTATAATTACTACTACGCCCTGAATGGCTGGCTGCTGCTGTGTCCCTGGTGGCTGTGTTTTGATTGGTCCATGGGCTGCGTGCCGCTCATTAAGTCGACCAGCGATTGGAGGGTGGTGTGTCCGCTGCTGCTCTGGTGCGTCCTGATAGGCTTGGTAGGCCAAGCCTTGTGCTCAACAGACGGCCAGCAGCGAAG GACCCTGAGCCTGGCCCTGGTGCTGCTGGTGGTCCCATTTCTGCCGGCCTGCAACATCTTCTTCCGGGTGGGCTTCGTCATTGCCGAGCGCGTGCTCTACTTGCCCTCTTCCGGATACTGCCTGTTGTTGGCCTGCGCCGTGGCACGCTCCTGCCACCGCTGGGTCAAGTACAAG AAGCTGCTGTGCATCGCCATCTTAGCCTTGATGGTCACATTTGTAGCTCGCTGCGCTGTCCGTAGTCACCAGTGGCGGTCCGAGCAAAGCCTCTTCACCAGCGCGCTGGCCGTGTGCCCCCTCAATGCCAAG GTCCACTACAATGTCGGCAAGAATTTGGCCGACAGAGGCAACACCACAGCTGCTATTAGCTATTACAGAGAGGCCGTCAG GCTTCATCCCACTTACGTGCACGCCATGAACAACTTAGGGAACATCCTCAAGGAAAGGAACGAGCTGATCGAGGCGGAGCAGCTGCTATCCAAAGCTGTTTCCATCCA ACCGGATTTCGCTGCCGCTTGGATGAATCTGGGTATCGTGCAAAACAGTCTGAGCAAGTTTGAGCAAGCAGAGAGGAGCTACTGGAACGCCATCCGCTTCAGGAAGAAGTATCCGGACTGCTACTACAACCTGGGACGCCTG TACGCAGACCAGCAGAGACACCTTGATGCTCTGAATGCATGGAGGAACGCAACGGTGCTTAAACCTGATCATAGCCTGGCATGGAACAACATGCTCATTCTACTGGACAACATTg GTAACTTGGGTCAAGCGGAGCTGATTGGACGAGAAGCTTTGAGGCTCCTCCCAAACGACCACACCATCATGTTTTCACTGGCCAACGTGCTGGGCAAGCAAGAGAAGTACAAG GAATCAGAGGGCTTCTTCCTTCACGCTCTCCAGATCAACCCAAATGCAgctggttgccatggcaatttAG CTGTGTTATACCATCGCTGGGGCAAGCTGGAGCTGGCACAGAAGCACTATGAGCTGTCTCTCAAGTTGGACCCCGAGGCCCCGGGCACGCGAGACAACTACAACATGCTGCGACGCAAACTGGACCAGCGCAAACGCCACTCACCCTGA